From the Paenibacillus sp. R14(2021) genome, the window TCATAATCCGTCGGAATTACTCTCTTCAAAACGTATGCTGCAGTTGATTGCCGCTTTGCGGGAGCAGACGGACATCCTGTTAATCGATTCACCTCCCGTTCTGGCAGTCGCAGATTCCAAAATCGTCGCGGCGCGTTGCGACGGCGTCATTCTTGTCGTGCATGCTAAACGGTCCAAGCGCGAATATGTCAAAAAAGCAAAAGACCAGTTGGATAGCGTGAAAGCGAACGTGCTCGGCGTTGTAATAAACGGCATGAAAGCGTCGAGTTTCAAAGGTATGGATTACTATTAAGTTTCGTCATCAAACTGCTGAAGCGGCAGCCGATGTGCAAAGGTGATACCTACTTACCTTTATCAATGTAGGTACTCGGCTATGCTGTGGGCGGAATTCCGCCTTAGACGTTGATCGTCAAGGGTGTAGCGTGAGGGAGGGTTGAATGCCCCCTATTTTTTACTCATGAATTGCCCACCATTAAAAGTTTAAGGCATGCAGTTAAACGTTAACTGTATTCCTTAAACTTTTATTTCGAAATGGAGTGTATCCAGTCATGCGCACAGCCCGATCGGTTACGATGTCTGTTCGGCGGTCATCGAGAGTCAATACCTTCGGCAAGCAGCTAACAGTGCTTATAACCGGCTCGGTGGCCTCGCAAATCATTTTGTTTTTATCGGCGCCAGTCATCGCGCGAATGTTCTCGCCGACTGATTACGGCGTATTTACGTTCTATAGTTCGATGATCAGCATTCTCTCTATGATTACCGGGGGGAAATACGAAATTGCGATCGTTCTGCCGGATAGCGACGAAGAGGCAGCTAACGTCATGGGTTTGTCCATGCTTTCCGTTCTTGCCGTAACGGGATTCGCTGCCGTGCTTTTTGCATTCTTTGGAGAATGGTTCATGGGGATGTTCGGGGCAGATTCGGATCCGCTATGGCTGATTTGGATTCCGATCGGGATGCTGGCCGTCGGCTGGTACCAAAGCTGCAATTATTGGAGCACGCGGAAGAAAACATTCAAAAGGCAATCCATCTCCCAAATTCTCCGCTCCACGACGGTAAGCGGCATACAATTGTCGACTGGCTTTTCCGGAATACACGCGGTCGGGTTAATTCTCGGCCAGCTAGGGGGACAAGTCATCGCGACTTCGGCGCTTATGTACCAGACATGGAAGGAAGACGGCAAAATGATTTTGTCGCAGCTTCGATGGGCCAAAATCAAAGCCGCCTCCATCCGGTACAAGCAATTCCCGCTATTCAACATGCCGCAGACGTTTTTGAACGCGCTCAGCAACCAGATGGCGCCATTTCTATTGGCCATGTATTACGGCTCGGCCGTCGTCGGGTTCTACGGAGTTTCGCTCCGTCTGCTCCAACAACCGATCACGATTATCAGTCAATCGGTCCGTCAAGTGTATCTCAAGCGTGCATCGGAGGTTCATAACAAGGGTCAACGATTATTTCCCGTGTTTATGAAAACGACTGCCGCCCTTTTCGCAATAGGCATCGTGCCCACCCTCATCATCATGATCTGGGGGCCGGAATTATTTAAGCTGCTCCTCGGCGAAAAATGGGGGTTGGCCGGCGAATATGCGCGCTGGATGGTTTTATGGCTGTTCTTCGCTTATCTGAATCCGCCCGCGTCGGTTACAGCGCAAGTGTTGGAACGGCAGAAATCGATGCTTGTTTTTGAAGTGTTTCTCTTCTCTGCCAGATGGCTCTCGCTTTGGTTAGGCTATGAATTAGGAGACAACATGACCAGCATCATTTGTTTCAGCTTGACAGGGGCCTTGTTCCAATTGATCTACATCGCCGGAATCGGCGCTATGTGTTTCCGTTCGAGAATGCCGCAGGTAGAGATAGCAGATCAATACCCGGAGAGTAGGAGCTGAGTCCATGCTTACATTGGAATTAAAACGGAAAATGCTGAACCTGAAGCATCGCCACCATCGTCAAATCGCGGATAAACTCGAATATCTGCGAGCGATGCAATGGGCAGACCCTGAGAGGTTCTGGAAGGAACGCGACGGAAGACTTGCCCATTTGCTGCAGTTTGCGCAGCGCAACGTGCCCTATTACAGCGATATGCGCCAAATGAATGACATCGTCGTAGCGAATGGACGCATCGACTACGAACGTTTCGCCCAGATTCCGTTGATGGATAAGTCGATTCTCCAGCAGCAATATAAACAGCTGTTATCGGATGATTTGGATACGCGCGACTGGACGGTAAACACCTCGGGCGGTTCAACGGGAGTACCTGCACGTTTCGCGCAGGATCAAATCTATAAAGACTGGTCGCAGGGGAATAAAATGTTGTTCGACGAATGGAGCGGAAGGGCCGTCGGCGATAAGCAAATTCGTCTATGGGGGTCCGTCAGGGACTTGCTCGTCGGCAAAGAAACATGGCGAACGTACACGGGCAGATGGTTGCGCGGGGAAGTCTGGCTGAATGCCTATGAAATGTCAGAAAAACTAATGTCCGACTATGTCCAGATCATAAACCGCTTCAAGCCCAAGCAAATCTTGAGTTACGTCGAAAGCATATATGAGTTGGCCCGCTTCATTCAGAAGAAAGGATTAAAAGTCCACGCTCCCGGCGGCATTATGACAACAGCGGGGGTATTGCGCGCCGAAATGCGAGAAACGATCGAATCTACCTTCCGTACGAAAGTATTCAATCGGTATGGTTCGAGAGAGGTCGGCGACATGGCGTGCGAGTGCGATCGCCATGAAGGACTTCACGTTTCCGAATTAATGCATTACGTGGAGCTCGTCGACGACGAAGGCAAGCCGGTTGCGCCAGGCGAAGCGGGGCACATCGTCGTAACCTCCCTTTCCAACTACGCGATGCCGCTCATTCGATACCGGATCGGCGACATGGCGGTTTGGTCGGAGCAGCCTTGCTCTTGCGGAAGACCGCACCGGTTGCTGAAGGAAATTTTCGGCCGCGAGAGCGATTCCTTCATCACTTCCAACGGGACGCGGATTCATGGTTCCCTTTTCACGCAGCTGCTCTTTTCGCTTGACTGGGTCGAACGCTACCAGGTCGTTCAGGAGGACGTCGATCGGATCGTGATCACGATCGTAAGCGAGGGCGGAGAGCGGGATCTCGCGGCAAACAGGAAGATGCTTGATCAAGTCGTAAACGACATTCGCAAATCAATGGGCGAGGAGTGTGACGTGGACTTCAAAACCGTCGCGCACATCGATACGTCCGCTTCCGGCAAATATCGGTACACGATTTCGAAGGTGGCGTTATAGTATCCAAGCCAGTAGAGCTGAATCGGGGGTGCAGGGGAATGAAAAGCGTACTGTTCATTGCGCCTTCGCTTCGGGGAGGCGGTGCTGAAAGGGTCATTATCAATCTGCTAAAGCATATGAGCCGAAGCGGCGTCGAGCTTTCCTTCATCGCGCTTAAGCTGGAGGGACCCTATGTCAGTCAACTGCCGGATGACGTCGAGGCGATCGATTTGAACACGAGAAGAGTGCGACACAGCATCTTTAAATTGACCAGGGAGATAAACCGGATCCAGCCAGATGTCGTTTTGTCCACGCTCGGTCACTTAAATCTCTTGCTGCTCCTCATTCGGCCGTTCTTGCGGAAGAAGCCGAAGCTCGTTTTGCGGGAAGCGAACGCGCCAAGCTTCGCGATTCCGGCTAATTCGAAAGGGCGTTTCATGAAGTGGTTGTACAGAATTCTGTATCCGAGAGCGGATCGGATCATTGCTTTGTCTTCGGGGATGGCCGAAGATTTAATCCGCTTTTCCCGCCTTCCTGCCGGTAAAGTAACGATTATCCACAATCCGGTCGTGACGGAAGAAGTAAACAAGCGGGCGAGCCAACAAGCGGAGCACGCCTGGATCACGGATAAACAGCTACCGGTTTGCATTAGCGTCGGTCGACTCGTGGAGCAAAAAAACTACGACGTGCTCTTGCGGGCATTCGCGCTCGTGCAGCAACAGCTGCCGTGCCGTTTGATCGTGCTCGGAGAAGGCAAAGAGCGTGCAAAACTCGAAGGGCTCAGAGACCGGCTGGGATTAACGGACAAAGTCGATTTTCACGGCTTCGCATCCAATCCGTTCGCGTATGTGGCCAAAGCCGATTTATTCGTCCTGTCGTCACGATGGGAGGGTATGCCTAACGTACTGCTTGAAGCTCTGGCCGTTGGGATACAAATTGTATCAACCGATTGTATCGGCGTCGACGATGTTCTGGACGGCGGCAAATACGGCGCGATCGTTCCGGTCGGGGGCGAGGCTGAATTGGCGTCGGCTATAGCGCGCTCCTTATCCCGG encodes:
- a CDS encoding lipopolysaccharide biosynthesis protein, encoding MRTARSVTMSVRRSSRVNTFGKQLTVLITGSVASQIILFLSAPVIARMFSPTDYGVFTFYSSMISILSMITGGKYEIAIVLPDSDEEAANVMGLSMLSVLAVTGFAAVLFAFFGEWFMGMFGADSDPLWLIWIPIGMLAVGWYQSCNYWSTRKKTFKRQSISQILRSTTVSGIQLSTGFSGIHAVGLILGQLGGQVIATSALMYQTWKEDGKMILSQLRWAKIKAASIRYKQFPLFNMPQTFLNALSNQMAPFLLAMYYGSAVVGFYGVSLRLLQQPITIISQSVRQVYLKRASEVHNKGQRLFPVFMKTTAALFAIGIVPTLIIMIWGPELFKLLLGEKWGLAGEYARWMVLWLFFAYLNPPASVTAQVLERQKSMLVFEVFLFSARWLSLWLGYELGDNMTSIICFSLTGALFQLIYIAGIGAMCFRSRMPQVEIADQYPESRS
- a CDS encoding phenylacetate--CoA ligase family protein, with the translated sequence MLTLELKRKMLNLKHRHHRQIADKLEYLRAMQWADPERFWKERDGRLAHLLQFAQRNVPYYSDMRQMNDIVVANGRIDYERFAQIPLMDKSILQQQYKQLLSDDLDTRDWTVNTSGGSTGVPARFAQDQIYKDWSQGNKMLFDEWSGRAVGDKQIRLWGSVRDLLVGKETWRTYTGRWLRGEVWLNAYEMSEKLMSDYVQIINRFKPKQILSYVESIYELARFIQKKGLKVHAPGGIMTTAGVLRAEMRETIESTFRTKVFNRYGSREVGDMACECDRHEGLHVSELMHYVELVDDEGKPVAPGEAGHIVVTSLSNYAMPLIRYRIGDMAVWSEQPCSCGRPHRLLKEIFGRESDSFITSNGTRIHGSLFTQLLFSLDWVERYQVVQEDVDRIVITIVSEGGERDLAANRKMLDQVVNDIRKSMGEECDVDFKTVAHIDTSASGKYRYTISKVAL
- a CDS encoding glycosyltransferase, whose translation is MKSVLFIAPSLRGGGAERVIINLLKHMSRSGVELSFIALKLEGPYVSQLPDDVEAIDLNTRRVRHSIFKLTREINRIQPDVVLSTLGHLNLLLLLIRPFLRKKPKLVLREANAPSFAIPANSKGRFMKWLYRILYPRADRIIALSSGMAEDLIRFSRLPAGKVTIIHNPVVTEEVNKRASQQAEHAWITDKQLPVCISVGRLVEQKNYDVLLRAFALVQQQLPCRLIVLGEGKERAKLEGLRDRLGLTDKVDFHGFASNPFAYVAKADLFVLSSRWEGMPNVLLEALAVGIQIVSTDCIGVDDVLDGGKYGAIVPVGGEAELASAIARSLSRQDAAACADRQKSRAAHFNIERISNEYRRLLLEV